CGCGTCTTCATGCTGCTGTGGGTGTGGTGGCGTGCGGTGGGCTGCTGGGCCACCCTCACCCTCAGCGTCTTCCACTACACCACCCTGAAGCGCAGACGGGTCAGTACGGGCCCGCAGGCGCTGAGGCGGGACCGCATGCGGGTCTGGGGCACTTTGGGGCTAGTGTGGGGCGCCAATTTGGTGTTTTCGTTGCCAGCGTTGGTCTACACGACTCACGTGCGCGGAAATGTTACGATTGAAGTGATGGTGATTAGCTGCACTACACGCCCCCTGCTGGGCTGCACGTGGGACTTCCCATCAAAGGACCAGGGCTCCACGTTCGCCTCCGTCTCATTGGCTCTAAACGAGGTTCTGCCCTTGCTGCTAATGGTGGGaaccaatctggcaaccctgcacTCCCTGGCTAAGCACATCCGGGCCGTCACTTCAGGACCTGAGAACACAGTGGCGGCTCACGTGAGCAACGAGAGGAAGGCGGGTCACGTGATCATGGCGCTGGTGACTCTGTTCGTGGCCTGCTGGGTAATGCAGGTTGCCGCGGTGACGTATTATAACTATGATGGCGGGAGGCATACAGAGGACTTGCTGACCGTCTCGCAGTTTTCAGCCTCGCTGTTTGTGGGCTTCAGCCCCCTGGTGGTGGCTCTGGGGCATGGCAAGCTGCGCAAAAAGCTAATAGCTATGGTGCAGGTGTGGGCACTGAAGGTCAGCTGCAGGGACGCAGCAAGGACAGTGGAACACCAGAGGGCGCCAGAGAGCAAGAGCACGAATGACACAATGGTAAAATAAggagtttttaatataatatggGCCtaaagcactgtgcaaaagtcagagaacccctttgtttaattaaaactgCTGTTAAGTTTGTACAGGATTTAATTCCAAGGGTGTTTTCATATACTGGTAGAAAAACAGGtataatttcaaattaaaatctGTCGATTGTCTAAAGATGCATGAAGACTGTCCTTTTTTCATTGCCATGTAcagaaacatttgcatgttCACCAAATGCCATAGCATAATTTAATGTACTTAGAcacatttattatattaaattacatttcaaaTCCACAAACTGTGTGACAATGACCCCCTTTTTGGAAGTGAttacagataaaataaaaacaaacatcatgAATTTGGCAAGGTTACTAAATCTCCATTGGCTGTAGTGCAGCG
This genomic interval from Pygocentrus nattereri isolate fPygNat1 chromosome 21, fPygNat1.pri, whole genome shotgun sequence contains the following:
- the LOC108415400 gene encoding olfactory receptor class A-like protein 4, encoding MTRALTVDAILFGILVFSGIVGNVLVIYAVFQCALDSPSHHLPPSDIILLNLSLANLLTSVFRTVPIFISDLGLNIYLDAGWCRVFMLLWVWWRAVGCWATLTLSVFHYTTLKRRRVSTGPQALRRDRMRVWGTLGLVWGANLVFSLPALVYTTHVRGNVTIEVMVISCTTRPLLGCTWDFPSKDQGSTFASVSLALNEVLPLLLMVGTNLATLHSLAKHIRAVTSGPENTVAAHVSNERKAGHVIMALVTLFVACWVMQVAAVTYYNYDGGRHTEDLLTVSQFSASLFVGFSPLVVALGHGKLRKKLIAMVQVWALKVSCRDAARTVEHQRAPESKSTNDTMVK